One stretch of Mobula birostris isolate sMobBir1 chromosome 23, sMobBir1.hap1, whole genome shotgun sequence DNA includes these proteins:
- the LOC140186853 gene encoding B-cell receptor-associated protein 29-like isoform X2, which translates to MTLQWVAVASFLYTEIGLILLLCLPFISPRRWWKVFSFRLWEKVASFWSRAFLTIIVVLVVLFFDAIREVRKYSMNHGIGKEEKLLPNMYDHVNMKLFRAQRNLYISGFSLFLWLVLRRMITLISELAIAMGENQALKVQTDNANDAAKRYMEENEELRKAFDRGEGDGNKKFEEENKQLIKDVEKLKTELKRSTEALEKSQTEMVTIQKQCDGLTREYDRLLQEHDELQNLVDKRDKKTE; encoded by the exons ATGACATTGCAATGGGTTGCAgttgcatctttcctgtacacGGAAATAGGTTTAATTTTGCTTTTGTGTTTACCATTCATCTCACCTCGAAG ATGGTGGAAAGTTTTTTCTTTCCGTTTGTGGGAGAAAGTTGCATCCTTTTGGAGTAGAGCCTTCCTCACAATTATTGTAGTCTTGGTTGTCTTGTTTTTTG ATGCCATTAGAGAGGTAAGAAAATATTCAATGAATCATGgaattggaaaagaagaaaaattgCTTCCAAATATGTATGATCACGTTAACATGAAACTTTTCCGGGCACAAAGGAATCTTTACATTTCTGGATTTTCATTGTTTCTCTGGCT CGTTCTTAGACGTATGATTACCCTTATCTCAGAATTGGCAATCGCAATGGGAGAAAATCAGGCACTTAAAGTTCAAACAGATAATGCAAACGACGCAGCTAAAAGATAtatggaggaaaatgaagaaCTGAGAAAG GCTTTCGATAGAGGTGAAGGTGATGGAAATAAGAAATTTGAAGAGGAAAACAAGCAGTTGATTAAGGATGTAGAAAAGCTGAAGACTGAATTGAAGAGGTCCACAGAAG CTCTTGAGAAGTCTCAGACTGAGATGGTTACAATCCAAAAGCAATGTGATGGACTGACAAGGGAATATGACCGACTTTTGCAGGAGCATGATGAGTTACAG